The following DNA comes from Ricinus communis isolate WT05 ecotype wild-type chromosome 10, ASM1957865v1, whole genome shotgun sequence.
aattatattatttattaaatatttataatatatatttaatttattattagtacaattttgtataatttctcttaaatagaaaatacaaTTCTAAttgttcaaataaaaaatttataattaaaataataggaacagattttttatataaatacaatttgctactaatcaaattttatacttataaactttttaaacaaaaaattatatactgatattttaaattaagaaattacttataattaagACAATAACAATCTATACACGTGTATGGGCGGAAAAACATGATATAGTAGTATGAATTGCTCAACCTGCCGTGCAGATGGTTGTTTCAAGAAGGTCCGCTGTTGAGGTTTGTCACAATCCGATGCTTGAATGCACAAATGCATCAACATAAACGTGGgagatttattataattaatattattacttaAAAATTGTGATTCACCGTATTTGAAATTTAGCTTTAAgtattaaagatatttatttttaaaaggtaaaggttttaaattcaaactctgatttttgtggtagataaatttttatttttttatgactaTCTCTTGTTATTATAATAGTGAGTACACATGGATAAGTTTTCCAAATATGCGGAGGTTTAATTATAGCCATACACACACCATACAATTAGAGCCACAAGTTACATATGacgcaaaagaagaaattttaaatgcCGAACTCGTGGCAATTCCATTCCTTTTAGTTATCAAGATTCAATTAATCTAACGTTGCCTCCCTATAAATAGATGCTATTGTCATGTATCAGGGAAAGCAGCAACGTATCTAACACTCCCATTCACTCAGTTCACTTCAGCAAACACTCATTCTTCTACCATGAACCCACCAACAAGCTCCATCAGGTTCCAGGTCCACAGGCGTGAACCTGAACTAATCGTCCCGGCCAAGCCCACCCCTTACGAGTTCAAGCCATTATCGGACATAGATGACCAAGAAGGTCTCCGATTCCATATTCCTGTCGtacaaatttataaacatGTCCCTTCAATGCAAGGAAAGGACCCTGTTAAGGTGATAAAAGAGGCGCTTGCTAAAGCGCTAGTGTTTTACTATCCATTTGCTGGTAGGCTCAGAGAATGGCCTAACCGCAAGCTTGTAGTGGAATGCACCAGCGAAGGGGTCTTGTTTATTGAGGCTGATGCTGATGTTACTCTTGAACAATGCAGAGATGCACTTCAACCTCCACTTCCCTTATTGGATGAGCTCCTCTTTGATGTCCCTGGCTCTAGTGGTGTGATTAATTGTCCTTTGTTGCTTATTCAGGTACTTTTTGCTCTTTAATCAGCTAAATTCGATTTACTAATTTCATCCAACACTATTTGGACCAAATGAATCTTACAAAATTCagctatttaaaaaaaaaaattaattttaattctcataTGGCCTATAAGGGACTTCCAACTAATACTTTTAGTCTCAGAAATCAACTGGCCCAAAGCACAGCTGAGCAAACTAATTGTTTTGGTGTACTTgaatattattgaaaaataacttttagggtttaggtACAATATTTAGTTGAGTTATTTAATACTGttaattatttgtaattaaGAATCAACTAATGTAAATTTTAcgtctaataaataatatcatatatcaAATGAGGTGATAAACTATATCAACTTAAAAATTTGTCTGTTACTGAGCTATAACATAGCTTATACGAAATTAATTCGCAGGTAACACGCTTCAAGTGCGGTGGTTTTATTTTTACACTTCGACTCAATCACACTATGAGTGATGGCTTCGGTCTAGTCCAATTCATGACGGCAGTTGGAGAAATGGCACGTGGAAAACAAACCCCTTCTATCTTTCCAGTATGGGAAAGACAAGTCCTTGATGCAAGGAACCCACCAATTACAACATGTACACATCCTGAATACAATGAAAACAATCGTACAGTGGTTCCATTCCCACTCGATGACTTAGCTGAGGAAGCATTCTTTTTTGGACCTACTGAAATATCAGCTCTTCGAAGACTTGCCTCTTCTCGTCTCTGTCGCTGCTCCACGTTCGAAATACTAACAGCTTGTCTTTGGAAATGTCGTACTATTGCTTTGCAGCCGAACCCTACACAAGAAATAAGAATGATATGTCTTACCAATGCACGCGACAGATTTGATCCTCCATTAATACCAAAAGGGTATTATGGCAATGGATTTGTGCTTTCAACCGCGGTAACAACTGTTGGAGAACTCTTAAAAGAACCGATGAATTATgcaatagaattaataaaaagaactaaAGCGAATATGACTAGAGAGTACGTGCAATCAGTGGCTGATACATTGGTGATTAAGGGTAGACCTCTTTTTCCCTTAGAAGGAACATACATAATATCGGATGTGAGACATGCGAAATTTACGGAGGTAGATTTTGGATGGGGCAGAGCGAAATATGGTGGTCCTGTCAAAGCCATTCCAATGTTTTGCAGCTTTTGTGTACCATTCGAAAATAAGAAAGGAGAAAATGGATTCATATTGCCAATTTGCTTGCCAGCCCAAGCGATGAAACGATTTGCAAAGGAGTTGAAAATTCTGTTGCAGGACAAGCCGGTTGATAGTGCGGTCAGATCATTGCATAAACAGTCGGCTTTGTAATTAAAGGGCAGCGAAATTATGTTGATACTCAGGTATCAAATTAGATATATACGAAATCATTGTGTCTTCAATGAATGATCAATAAAACTCGAAGCTAAGTGAAGTGGTAAGAATGTTCTGTTTCTGAAAAGAGAGAGATGAAGTTCAAATCCTGTCTTCTGTTGTCACTTTTATAATGATTAGTGAAGGATAGTTAGTTGCTGTTTTGTAGCTGAAGTATTCCATGTTCAGTAcatattttcaagaaattataCTCTGAGCAGCAAAACCCACTTCAACTCGTTCGCTTTCTACATCTTTTTAAGTGCTAATAtgcctcttttttttttttttttctttttctaacaataagaaaaatacatgtttatataccaaagaacaaattaagatttatgacatatatactttttattaatttgtttctgaatgtaaaaattaataatttttttataaatgataGTATGTTAAGacatataagaaaaaaaaaaaattatgtcagAAAGTCTCACTCAAGCCCAGTCTTAAGCTAAAAATGAAGCCCAAAACTCTACACCCTTCATCACCGGCCAGATTTAAAAGacgaaaaaaagaaagaaagacacgCTTCTACGATTCGACTGCAAAAACTCTCATTTTTCTCCAAAGAACTTGCAAATGGCGAAAACGCTAATATGGCGACCCTACATTATCTCCTCCACACGAAACTTTATCCAAACCCAGAAACGACGCGTCGTCTCACACAGCACAATCTTCCCTAAAAAGTCCGAGACAAACTTATTGCTTCTGTCTTGCACTAACAACACTAAAACGAAGCTAGTGCTAACACTGTCTCCCCAGCTATAAATAGATGCTATTGTCATGTATCAGGGAAAGCAGCAAAATATCTAACACCGCCATCCACTCAGTTTACTTCAGCAAACACTCATTCTTCTCCCATGAATTCACCAACAAGCTCCATCAGGTTCCAGGTCCACAGGCGTGAACCTGAACTAATCGTCCCGGCCAAGCCCACCCCTTACGACTTCAAGCCATTATCGGACATAGATGACCAAGAAGGTCTTCGATTCCATATTCCTGTCGtacaaatttataaacatGACCCTTCAATGCAAGGAAAAGACCCTGTTAAGGTGATAAGCGAGGCGCTTGCTAAAGCGCTAGTGTTTTACTATCCATTTGCTGGTAGGCTCAGAGAATGGCCTAACCGCAAGCTTGTAGTGGAATGCACCAGCGAAGGGGTCTTGTTTATTGAGGCTGATGCTAATGTTACTCTTGAACAATGCGGAGATGCACTTCAACCTCCTTTTCCCTTATTGGATGAGCTGCTCTTTGATGTCCCTGGCTCTAGTGGTGTGATTAATTGTCCTTTGTTGCTTATTCAGGTACTTTTTGCTCTTTAATCAGCTAAATTCGATTTACCAATTTCATCCAACACTATTTCGaaccaataatattaaaattttcagttttttttctaAGAGAGACTTAATTATCATATGTTCTGTAATTGGACTTTAAACCAATAACTTTTAGTCTCAGAATCAGTTGCCCAAAAACTCAGCTGAGCAAACTAATTCTTccggtatatatatataatagtttaaacgaaattaattaattcgcAGGTAACGCGCTTCAAGTGCGGCGGTTTTATTTATGCACTTCGACTCAATCACACTATGAGTGATGGCCCTGGTCTAGTCCAATTCCTGACGACAGTTGGAGAAATGGCCCGTGGAGAACAAAACCCTTCAGTTCTTCCAGTATGGGAAAGACATGTCCTAAATGCAAGAAACCCACCAATTACAACATGCACACATCGCGAATACGATGAAATTCCTGACAATCATATAATGAATCCATTTCCACTTGATGATTTGGATGAACAAGCATTTTTTTTTGGACCTACTGAAATATCATCTTTTCGAAGATATGCCCCTTCTCATCTCGGTGGCTGCTCCACTTTTGAAATTCTAACCGCGTGTTTTTGGAAATGTCGTACTATTGCTCTTCAGCCAAACCCTACAACagaaatgaaaatgatttttgcTAACAATGTACGCAACAAATTTGATCCTCCACTAGTACCAAAGGGGTATTATGGCAATGGATTTGTGCTTTCGACTGCGGTGACAACGGCTGAAAAACTCTTGAAAGAACCGGTAAGTTATgcaatagaattaataaaaaaggcTAAAGCAGACACGACTAGAGAGTATGTTCAGTCAGTGGCAGATACACTACTGATCAAAGGTAGACCTCATTTTACCACAGAAGAAGCATACTTTATGTCAGATGTGAGACATATGGGATTTAGAGAGGTGGATTTCGGATGGGGAAGAGCTACATATGCTGGTCCTATCAATTCTACTCCAATGCAATGTAGCTATTATTTACCATtcgaaaatgagaaaagagaaattggATTCATGTTGCCAATTTGCTTGCCAGCACAAGCGATGGAAAGATTTGCAAAGGAGTTGAAAATTCTATTGCAAGACAAGCCAGTCAATGGTGTGGTTAGTTCGTCGTTTATACAATCACCTTTGTAGTTAAAGTGCAATGAAATTATATGGATGTTTAGGTATCAAACTagatatttcaaaaaattaatgtgCCTTAAATCATAATTAAGAAGTAGTATGAATATTTTGTTCCTGGAAGAGATATATTGAGTTTAAATTCTCATTTatgtattaaatatattattatatttttatagtgaACAAAAAGAGAATGACTATATACTATAATCTATTGAACcccataaataaataaaaaatgaaaaagaactGATAATACATGTATGATGTTTACTAGTTTTCTGGCCATATCTACACACAAGTATCACAACTTATTACTCACTTTTCTATGAACGAAGAATAATCTAGAGAAATAAACTTTTTTGACATATGTGCTTTTATTCTAACacatagattttttattttaacatgtatatttatttttgacataaaatttaaatttatgtgtaattttatatttttctaattaatttattaataattaataagttatatttctagttaagcaataattctaattttagaagataacatattaattatattttgatattatattaattaataaattagttttataattagataaaaaatgtaattctattataaaaaatatcacattaattaatattttattattatattaattaataaataattttctaattaaataataattattattctagaaaataatatctttagtattatatttactaataaaataattttaattatgtaataatttataatcttaaaaaatagtaatatcgaTTATATTCATAGtattcatttaaataataCTAAAGTCAATTAATACGtaatgttaaaattattattatattttcacattaataaaattttaaaatatgaaataaattaagaagaatatatagaaatatttagttttctgttatttttaaaatattataactaaatattaaaaaaattattaaattttatttattaattttattttataattaaaataataataactatcGTGCAATGCATAGATAAACTATTAGTTACTTTCTAAATGCTCGCTATAGAAATTAAACTCTGAGCAGTAAATCCACTTTTAATCGTCCACTTTCTATAATTAAgattagttctttttctttctttttctaaccataaaaataactcatttttaGATACTAGATGAATAAATTAcgatatatgatatttttattattttcattataaaattgCACTTACTTTTTAAAGtttgattatattattttataatttttatttttctaaaaaatagagTTTTCATAAAACAGCACGAGTACCTagcaaattaaattagatCAGGACGGTCACATGTATGTACTTATCAACCCTACCAATAATTTAGACCAACCTGTCAATAAGTTCTTTTCATATGCGCAACTATATATCAACCaaggaataaaagaaaaaaaaaaaagcctatATATCGATCAAGTAAACCGACAGTCGGACGATCCTTCTTTTGAAAGGAAAACGAAAATATCAgcatttatatttctaaattggTATcgattaattagtttaatattttaattttaattttaatttaataaatatttaaattttattttttggtaatGCATGTggacatattaaaaaaaatataatattaaataatattaaaatattataaaaaataaattaaatatctgttaattaaataaaaattattgtgttaaattaactaaataattaaaattcaaaaatataaatattcatttggctaaaaaaaatgatttagtAGGAGATTCTAGGTTAACTGCATGCTTtacatatttttgaatataatatattagcCATTAGTTTGTTTTGATtacattatttaaatatagttGGAAGAGGAGAAGAAAAATCATGGGTGCTATTTGATCACTACTATGATggtttttatgtttattgtatcgttataatgataatattatagtataataaatatagtaattaatatatattttattaattaaataataattgtaatataaaaataatatatataattaatgtattaactaataagttagctcttaatcttaagaaatattatatttgttatattttattattaatctatataaatataattgatatattagttaataaattaagaaagtaATCTAATCTCGTACAACATAGGATGGATTACacatttattagattattattatatgcgaatgttagttaaattttacatataaatacttttaaaataaaaaaagtttagtttaaattttgtCTAATACACATTATATATTACACTAACGGTTAGACATGTCGTCGATTTTGTTATCTGCCCAGCTCATTCAAGTCCGAATCAGAAAAAAgttagattattttttaagtggatttataaatattatttctttgagGCTTGCTTGATAAAACAAGTCCGTctagaaaatatatacataaaaattcatatatattttaagatagGTCGGCTTGATTAAAAGCTTAAGCTTGTACAAGCAGGATCGAGCTATGGAAATTATAAGGTAGACTCCGATTCATATAGCTCTGTGGAGTTAGGGTCCATCCAACACcgttttatttataaagaaatttatatcaGCGTCTTACACGCATGACATCGACGTGCACATCAGACgctaacataattttttttttttaaaataatttatgttcattgattttgtattaaatattcattaacttatgttcattaaacatatgctgaatatttattgtttatacGTAAAATGTTCATTgcttgttaatttaattttgcttAGAAGATATGTgctacaatataaatatatgcagTATAACTTTAGcttgatgttttttttttctttaccaaCTGTGTAAGGACGATTTATATTatgtctatattatatatatatattcatttgaatgaattagtggcatgattttcattaatgatgaatatctattgacaaactaatgaatattatgcctgtaaatgatgaatatttatatcaatcataaaaagGTCCTCCATAGAGGGTGTCCATGGAATAAATCATGTTATCGCGTTCAGAAGTAACTGGAAGCAGGAACTATTGCTAACGCGCAACGGCTTCCCGCAAGTTGCTTACCAACCACCCCACTCTAATACAATTTCCTTGCTTGCACCCCTTTCCAAAAACTGAACTATTCGGAACTAGCCAAGAGGCAAGTCTCGACGTTCTATTTTCATCATCCACCCAAGTCTTTCATAGCAAAATCTTTGACAACTTAGAcaaccattttttttttgggctTTGCTCTAACCGAAGAGCACTTCACGTTCCATGCTAGTAGCGCCCATCAATTTTTCATTTGGCTTAAGCTTAACTAATAGGGGCTAAAGCCTAAACCTAACCTAATTTGGGAAAGGTCCTTTCTTTCTATGTTATTAAATTTGTTAGGTTAGGAAGGTTAGGAATCCACCAATTTTATAGCAGGCAAAGGTAAAAAGGGAAGGTGCATCCTCTTTGGACTTTGGAGATGCAGCTTAGAATCTACTCCTTGAGGTGCTGAACTGGTCCATTCTGGATTTTTAATGAGCTGTTCTTTATCGAAGTTTTTGGTAGATTTGACTATTCTcattcttattatattattctgTCTATAGGGGTCCTCGAGGGGTACGTGGCTCAGCCGCCGAGTTGAAGATAGACAATAGACCCATTCCCCAGTCTCCCACCCTGCTCAAGTAAGTGTGTGACTCCGTATGAGGACCTTCTTCCCTTCTGCCCACTCTCCGTTCACACAATTCTCAAAGTAGAAGAGGAATGGTGGGCAGAAGGTACCACGAGCCTTTCAATATGCATAACAAaaacaatcataaataatcaatatttttatttaagaatattgatgaacattatatatatagacaatgaacattgatgaataatacatcaaataaaatgaatataaacatCAACCATAATGAATGTTAAGTTCactaataatgaatatttcaatacaaagaaaattaattattatagaacattacatctaatggatattatacatatagaaaatgaatattttagtacatgtaaatgaacaaaaaatattaatatgtatatggtctaattgaatttttttgacatgtgttactatattctgatatatatgatttttaattttaacacgTGGACTTATTATTGACacgtaaaatttaaatttatgtataatttttaatataatattaatttttataaatttattttattataatttagaaacAGCGAAGAAGCGAGAATAAAACTCCCTGTAGTATACACTTTAAAAGTAGAATGCACCATACAtcttagaaagaaaatgtACCACGTGTGTGTTATGGACCGCAGTTCATATTATAACAATTGGGacttttatgaaaattataagatGAACCACTATCCACGTAGTTCTATGAACCTAGGGATCCATCCGTCATCATTTTACTTGTACAAATATCTGTGTTTTAAGTTTTAGACGTGCGTCAAATACTGATGCGCATCAGATGCTgacacaattttttttttagaaaataatttatattcataatttgttaatttaattttgttaaaaatgttaaatgttgattatttgttaacttaattttgttgaaaagaCATGCATACCAcaatatgaatatttataatataactttagtctgatatttttttttgtttactaaTTGTGTATAGAAGATTTATGTTATATCGATATTATATGTGTCcatttgaatgaattagtgGGTATGATTTTCATCAATGATGAATTTCTATTgacaaactaatgaatatcatgcatataaataatgaatgtttatattaatcataaaatattttcaatatgcatcataaaaataataaaagctttcataaaaaatcaatacttttatttaaaaaaattgatgaacattatatatatatatatatacagacaATGAACATTgcatgaaaattaatattaacactgatgaataatttattaaacaaatcAACATGAACATTAACtgtaatgaatattaagttcatagataatgaatatttaaatacaaagaatattaattattatatatagaaaatgaacatTTTAGCACatgtaaatgaacaaaaaatattaatattaccTAGTCTAATAAAAACATTTTGACATGTATTACTATATTCTAAtacatatgatttttaattttgacatgtagaattcaagtttatgtataattttgcagtttttctattaatttatttataatttttatattttttattgataaagttttaaaatataaaaaaactaataaaaacattaaaaataaataaataaatattatttttaaatattttaattaattataaaatattaaaagatctatttaattttatatattaatttaatttatattattatttataatcaaaataattacgaCGGTCGTACAATAGGCATGTGAAGGACTAGcttttataaaactataaaagatataattaaaatattatttttaatataatatttttattacaattaaaagaataaaaatctcatgtgtcaaaaataaatatacatgtcaaaataaaaatctttcaaATAGTGACagtgaaataattataatagtcATATAACACGTGAAATAAACGactaattcttataaatatataaaaatttatttaatgtataatttttaatataatattaatttttataaatttattttattaatgatttttaaaaaataaaacagtacaattttaaaaaaatataaaaaagctAGAACAAAAATTCTCGCATTATGCAATTTGAAAAAAGGGGAAGAGTTGTTATATTCTCCTCTTCTCCATGCATACATACACATATGTTGCTTATAGACTCCGGACTATTTAGAATCATGAACCACGATCCATGTTATAAGCATTGATTGAGCTAAGCTCGAgctaagatttaaaaaatgcAAGCCTAACTGAGCTTGATTTGAACCCAACCAATCCGCCTgacgattttttttttaattataatattattaattatattatttattaaatatttataatatatatttaatttattattagtacaattttgtataatttctcttaaatagaaaatacaaTTCTAAttgttcaaataaaaaatttataattaaaataatgggaacagattttttatataaatacaatttgctactaatcaaattttatacttataaattttttaaacaaaaaattatatattgatattttaaattaagaaattacttataattaagACAATAACAATCTATACACGTGTATGGGCGGAAAAACATGATATAGTAGTATGAATTGCTCAACCTGCCGTGCAGATGGTTGTTTCAAGAAGGTCCACTGTTGAGG
Coding sequences within:
- the LOC125371359 gene encoding benzyl alcohol O-benzoyltransferase-like; protein product: MNPPTSSIRFQVHRREPELIVPAKPTPYEFKPLSDIDDQEGLRFHIPVVQIYKHVPSMQGKDPVKVIKEALAKALVFYYPFAGRLREWPNRKLVVECTSEGVLFIEADADVTLEQCRDALQPPLPLLDELLFDVPGSSGVINCPLLLIQVTRFKCGGFIFTLRLNHTMSDGFGLVQFMTAVGEMARGKQTPSIFPVWERQVLDARNPPITTCTHPEYNENNRTVVPFPLDDLAEEAFFFGPTEISALRRLASSRLCRCSTFEILTACLWKCRTIALQPNPTQEIRMICLTNARDRFDPPLIPKGYYGNGFVLSTAVTTVGELLKEPMNYAIELIKRTKANMTREYVQSVADTLVIKGRPLFPLEGTYIISDVRHAKFTEVDFGWGRAKYGGPVKAIPMFCSFCVPFENKKGENGFILPICLPAQAMKRFAKELKILLQDKPVDSAVRSLHKQSAL
- the LOC8284278 gene encoding benzyl alcohol O-benzoyltransferase-like, yielding MNSPTSSIRFQVHRREPELIVPAKPTPYDFKPLSDIDDQEGLRFHIPVVQIYKHDPSMQGKDPVKVISEALAKALVFYYPFAGRLREWPNRKLVVECTSEGVLFIEADANVTLEQCGDALQPPFPLLDELLFDVPGSSGVINCPLLLIQVTRFKCGGFIYALRLNHTMSDGPGLVQFLTTVGEMARGEQNPSVLPVWERHVLNARNPPITTCTHREYDEIPDNHIMNPFPLDDLDEQAFFFGPTEISSFRRYAPSHLGGCSTFEILTACFWKCRTIALQPNPTTEMKMIFANNVRNKFDPPLVPKGYYGNGFVLSTAVTTAEKLLKEPVSYAIELIKKAKADTTREYVQSVADTLLIKGRPHFTTEEAYFMSDVRHMGFREVDFGWGRATYAGPINSTPMQCSYYLPFENEKREIGFMLPICLPAQAMERFAKELKILLQDKPVNGVVSSSFIQSPL